TTGTTTCTAAGAAATTATTCTACAACTGATTATGAGGCAAAAATACATATAATTACTATTATTGTTTTTTTACTTGTTATAATTAATAATATTTATCATATTAAAAGAATAGGAATTAAGCGTAAAATTTTATTTATCTTATATACTGCTGGTATAAAATTATTTTCCTATCAATTAATTATAAGCCTTTTGCTAAGATTAGATGAAATTAAAGATTTTGAAAACATTATAATGTTTTTATTTTGGCTTTATTTAGGATATTTATTTTTAAATAGCTATGGATTTATACTAGAAGATAAAAAAGAAAATTAACAATATAATGCTTCCACCAACACACATTATCTTCTTTTTTATTTTTTTATGGTAGAATAAAATTAAACATAAAAAAAGGAATTTGTCTATGGAAGAATTGATATTTTTTGTAAAATTTTGTGAGTCAATCTTTGGTAACGATTATTCAACTCGCTTTGATGCATTAAACTATACATGTATTATTTTATTTATATTTTTCAGCATTTTTAGCAATACTAGATCTCTTTCTTTTATTGGGTCTGGTGGTTTATTGTTTTTAAATATATGTAATGCATTAACAGGGTATAGTTTGGCTCAAAATTCTGGTGCATACTTACTTGCATACTTTACAATCATGTTATCAGTTTATTTATTAGAAGAAAAATCAAATACTACAACAATTCATAGCTAAGTAGTTTTACTTAGCTATTTCAATATCGCTTCCTTTTGTTTTATTTAATACATTTTTTAATACATTATCCATAACATTTTTTGATATAGCATTTTCTTTTTTGATATTTTTATCAATACTAAAATCGCTAACATATTCAACTATTTTTAAAGCATCTTTTGTTGCTTGATATAATTCATTTGGATTATTGTTTATAATCTTTTTCCATGAATTAATATATGATAAATGTTCGCTAGGATCAAAATCAATATTTAATTTTTTACATAACATATAACTAGCAATTTCTGCTCTCAATTCTTCTCTTGCGTATTGCTCACTACCAAAACCACCTTCTAAATTTCTATTTAATCTATTTTTATGTCCTGTCCAATGACCTAATTCATGTAATGCTACACTATAATAACCCATTTCGTTTTTAAATTGCTGTTTTTCAGGTAATACTATTTTATCTAATGAAGGATTATAATATGCTCTATCGCCTAGTTTATGCTCAATAATAGCTCCTGAATTAGCCAATATTTTTTCTGCATTTTCAATTGATTTAAATTCAAAATTAGGATCTACTTTAAATTGTTTTCGTTCTGGCATATTTTCTATTTGCTCTGCATTAAATAAAGTATAATGCTTAACTATATATTTTTTATCATCATTTAAAGATATAAGTCCTTCTTCCATCTCTTTTTCTAAATCTGTTGTTTTAGGTTCAATAACACTAACAAACCTAATAGGAACGCCTTTCTCGCCTTTTTTAACAAAACCCACCTAGATCTTTTGCTTGTTTAAAGGTTAGCCATCTAGGATCTTTATATCCCTTTTCAGCAGTAATTATCTCTAATAACAAAGCATTACAACCGTTATATTCTTGTTCTGTAATAGCATTATGTGGATTATTTTTTAGACCTGTTGCTTTCCATGGCTGTATCCATGGTGCAGTGTTATTTTCTAATGATTTTATAAGTGTATTTGTAAAATCTTCAATATATTGATGATTTTTATCAGCACTAGAGTTATTGAATTTTATATCACTCATTAATATC
This is a stretch of genomic DNA from Campylobacter sp. RM12651. It encodes these proteins:
- a CDS encoding zincin-like metallopeptidase domain-containing protein: MGFVKKGEKGVPIRFVSVIEPKTTDLEKEMEEGLISLNDDKKYIVKHYTLFNAEQIENMPERKQFKVDPNFEFKSIENAEKILANSGAIIEHKLGDRAYYNPSLDKIVLPEKQQFKNEMGYYSVALHELGHWTGHKNRLNRNLEGGFGSEQYAREELRAEIASYMLCKKLNIDFDPSEHLSYINSWKKIINNNPNELYQATKDALKIVEYVSDFSIDKNIKKENAISKNVMDNVLKNVLNKTKGSDIEIAK
- a CDS encoding ArdC family protein, whose translation is MLVILMSDIKFNNSSADKNHQYIEDFTNTLIKSLENNTAPWIQPWKATGLKNNPHNAITEQEYNGCNALLLEIITAEKGYKDPRWLTFKQAKDLGGFC